CCTCGAGCTGCTTCGGCGACGTGACGCGCCCCTCGCCGCGGATCCACGCGATCTTGTTCTTCTTGAACAGGAACTCGACGCCCTTCGAGTTCTGGGTGCTCACGGCGCGCGAGCGCTTCATGGCGACGGCGTAGTCGAACTTCACGCCCTCCACGGCGACGCCGAAGTCGCCGGCGTGGCGGACCTTGTTCGCCAGCGACGCGCTCTCGAGCAGCGCCTTCGCGGGGATGCACCCCCACAGCACGCAGGTCCCGCCGAGCCCCTCGCGCTCGACGACGGCGGTGGACAGACCGAGCTGCGCGCAGCGGATGGCGCAGACGTAACCGGCGGGGCCGCCGCCGAGGATGATGACGTCGTACGAAGCCATGTCGGGATCGGGTGGAGGAGGGCCGACCCGCCCGGCCGGCGCCCGCAGGGGCCTCGCGGAGCGTGCGCCCCGGCGCGTCCGGGGGGGCGCGGCGCCGAAAGATACCGAGGGCGTCCACCCCGGCGTACCCCGGCCGTACCCCCGCCGTACCCCCGACGCTGCCCCGGCCGACCCGCCCGCCCCATCCCCCACTCGTCCCATCGCGGCGCTGCGTCGTTGCGCGGCCGCCGGGGGGGTGAATAAGCTGTGGCGCTTCGAAATGAGGGTGAGCCGTCAGCTGGCGGGACGACTCGTCACCCGATGGTGACGCGCCGTCGAGAGACCAGGTCTCTCGTCTGTGTCCGGCTGGCTGCCCACTCGAGCCGGTGCCGCTCGCCGTCGTCTCGCCATGCTCCCCGCGAGGACGGCGACTGGTGTTGCCGAACGTCGTTTTCCGCGCGCGCGTCGCCGTGGCGGCTCAGGGGAGTCGCCAGAAGATCAACGGACGAGGCATCCGAGCGGAGTCAGGCCACGCCGTCCCTGGGACGGGCCCGCCAGGGTCCCCCAGCGGCGCGGACGCGTCCCGATAGGCGGGACGCGGGTCCGTTCCACTTCAACGAGGACTCACGAGTGAGTCGCATTCGCTTCCTGCTCGTCACGCTGGCATGTCTGGCGCTGAGCGCGACGAGCGCGTCGGCGCAGGTGCGTCGGGTCACGGGCGTCATCACGGCCACTGGTTCCGGCGAGCCCCTCTCGGCGGCGAGCGTCCAGGTGGTCGGTACGACCACGGGTACGTACACGAACGAGCAGGGCCGCTTCTCCATCTCGGTGCCGGCCGGCTCGCAGCAGCTTCGCGTCCGCCGCATCGGGTACCTCGCGAAGGTCGTCCCGGTGACGGCCAACCAGACCGACGTCACGGTCACCCTCGACAAGGACGTCCTCCAGCTCGAGACGCAGGTCGTCACGGGCACGGCCACCTCGGTGGCCCGCGCGAACGCCGCGAACGCGGTGTCGCAGGTGACCGCCGAGCAGCTCACCCGCGCGCCCGCGCAGACGCTGGACAACGCGCTGCAGGGCAAGATCGCCGGCGCCACCATCACCGTGAACTCTGGCGCGCCGGGCGGCGGCTCGCAGGTCCAGCTGCGCGGCGTCACGTCGATCAACGCGACGTCCAGCCCGCTCTACGTCGTCGACGGCGTCATCGTCAGCAACCAGTCGTTCGGCATCGGCCTGAACTCGATCACGAACGCGGGCGGCGGCATCTCGACGAGCCAGGATCAGCAGGTGAACCGCACGGCCGACCTCAACCCCGAGGACATCGAGTCCATCGAGGTGCTGAAGGGTCCGGCCGCCGGCGCCATCTACGGCTCCAAGGCCTCCAACGGCGTCATCGTCATTCGCACGAAGCGCGGCGCGAACGGCCGCACGCAGTTCTCGGCCACGCAGCGCCTCGGCACGTACCAGCTGCAGGGGAACCGCAAGCTCGGTATCCGCTGCTTCTCGTCGCAGCAGGAGGCGGAGGACTGGTACGGCGGCGCGCTGCCGGCGCCGTACGATCCGACGTGCCACGACTTCGAGTCGGAGTTCTACAAGCCCGACGGGCCGTCGTACCAGACCGCGCTCTCGCTGCGCGGCGGCACGAACACCGGCACGAACTACTACGTGAGCGGCTTCGCGCAGCGCGACAACGCGATCCAGCGCGGCAGCTACTACAACAAGCAGTCGCTGCAGGGCAACCTGGGCCAGACGATCGGCAGCAAGCTCACGCTGCAGGCGAACAACAACTTCATCCACACGCTCACCGATCGCGGCGTCTCGGGCAACGACAACAGCCCGATCATCTCGCCAGGTGACATCTTCTCGACCACGCCGAGCTTCTTCGACCTGAAGTCGGGCGCGCGCAACCCGTACATCGGCGAGGGGACGAACCCGTTCCAGACGGCGACGGTCACGAAGGAGCCGGAGGACGTCTACCGCTACATCGGCAACGTCTCGGCCACGTGGACCGCGTACACGTCGCAGCGCCAGACGTTCGACATCACGGCGTTGGGCGGCATCGATGCGTTCACCGACCACGGCAAGGTCAACTCGCCGTCCATCGCGTACTACGAGTCGGCGGACGGGCAGCCGGGCACGCTCGTCAACAGCGACGTCACGAGCCAGTACGCGAACCTGAACCTGAGCGGCGTCCATCGCCTCACGATGTCGCCGTTCACGGCGACGACGTCGTTCGGTCTGCGCCGCGAGTTCCGGAACAGCGACCAGCTCTGGAACCAGGCGCGCACCGTGCCGGCCGGCGCGCAGAACATCCGCCTCGGCCTGAACCAGTCGAACACGGAGACGCGCTTCCAGGTGAAGGACCTCGCGTACTTCGCGCAGGAAGAGCTGCTCATGTTCAACGAGCGGCTGCTGCTCACGGGCGCCGTGAACGCGGAGCGCTCGAGCGTGAACGGCGACGACAAGAAGTTCTACGCGTACCCGAAGTTCGCCGCGTCGTACCGCGTGCCGTTCCTCCCGCCGCACACCGACGAGGTGAAGCTCCGCTTCGCCTTCGGCCGCGCGGGCAATCAGCCCGGCTTCGGCGCGAAGTACACGACGCTGCCCGTGTCGCCGTACAGCGGTCAGCTCGGTGGGCTCATCTCCTCGATCGCCGGCAACCCGGACATCAAGCCGGAGACGTCGAACGAGACCGAGGGCGGCATCGACGTCCAGCTGTTCTCCGGGCGCATGAGCGTGTCCGCGACGCTGTTCCGTGACAGGATCACGGACCTCATCCTGAACGCGGCCGTCGCCCCGTCCACGGGCTTCTCGAGCAAGACGATCAACGGCGGGGCGATGTTCAAGACCGGCACGGAGCTCGAGCTCCAGGCCACGCCGATCCAGACGAAGGCGCTCACGTGGACGTCGCACACGACGTTCTCGAACTACAACAGCCGCGTCACGCGACTCGACGTGCCGTGCTCGAACGGCGGCAGCTTCTTCTCGGTGCGCTACGGCGCGTCGTGGATCTGCCAGGGCAACTCGATCACGAGCGTCCAGGTGAACCACGCCGGCTTCGACACGACGTTCAGCTCGACCGGTGCGTTCGTGAGCCGCGTGCGCAAGACGCAGCTGTTCGAGAGCGCGCCCGACTTCCAGATGGGCTTCCAGAACGACTTCACGGTCGGCCGCTTCCGGCTGGGCGGGCTGCTCGACTGGCGCAAGGGCGGCTACACGGTCAACCTGACCAACAACTACTGGGACGGCACGAACCTGCTCGCGGACACCGCGACGTCGCAGGCGCGCCTGGCGGCGTTCAGCACGGGCGCCGGCGTGTACCTCGAGAAGGCCACGTTCCTCAAGCTGCGCGAGATCAACCTCTCGTACGGCATCCCGACCAGCGTGGCGCGCCGCGTGTTCGGCTCCTCGGCGCAGGACGTCCGCCTCGAGTTCGCCGGGCGCAACCTGTACACGTGGGCGCCCTACACCGGCTACGACCCCGAGGTCTCGAACTTCGGCAACCAGAACATCGGCCGGTTCCAGGACGTCACGCCGTATCCGCCGAGCCGGAGCTTCTTCTTCGCGATCTCCGCGAACTTCTAATCGCCCCTCTGCTGACCACGTGATGCGATACCTCTTCAAGCGTTCCGCGGTCGTGGCCGCGGTGGGGTCGGCGGCGCTGTTCGCCGCCTGCAAGGACTCCACCTCGGTGCCCGACCTCAACAACGTCTCCTCCGCGACGATCGCAGGGGGGCTCAACGCCGCGACGGCGCAGCTGCTCCTTTCCGGGCTGCTGAACAACAACCGCACGAACAACGGCTTCCGCTACCTCGTCTTCGCGGAGACGATGGCGCGCGACGTCTACAACCTCGACCCGGCCGAGTCGCGCTTCATCACCGAGCTGCTCGGCGTGCCGATCGACCCCAGCGCGTTCACGGGCGGCGGCTCGTGGCTCGGGTACTTCCAGTCCATCCGGACGGGGAAGGCGCTCCTCGAAGGCATCGGGAGCGCGCAGGGGCTGAGCGCGCAGGAGCAGGCCGGCGTGCGCGGCATCACGCACACGATCATGGCGCTCGAGCTGCTGCGCGCGTGGGAGATGCGCGGCAACAACGGGATCCCGGTGACGGTGCCGAACACGATCAACGACCCCGTCTCGCCGATCCTCTGCACGCCGAACGCGCTCGCGGCCATCAGCGCGATCCTCGACTCCGGCGCGACGGATCTCGCGGCGGCCGGTTCGAGCTTCGGGCAGATCCAGCTGCCGGCGGGCTTCTCGACCAACGGCTCGTTCGACAACCCGGCGGGATTCCTGAAGTTCAACCGCGCCATCAAGGGGCAGGTCGAGGTGTACCGCGGCCTCGCCGGCAACGCGGCGTCGTTCACGGCGGCGGTCACGGCGCTGAACGCGTCGTTCCTCGACACCACGGCGACGACGCTGACGGGCGGCGTGTACTACACGTACAGCACCGCGCCGGGCGAGACGCAGCGCCCGATCGCGGCGTCGACGATCTACCTCAACCCGTCGGTCGGCGACAGCATCCAGGCCGGCGACCTGCGGGCGGCGAAGATCAAGACCATCGCCCGCGTGACGCGCAACAACGTGCAGACGACGTACACGACGACGCTCTCGGATCCGGCGAACCTCACCGGTCCGATCCCGATCATCCGCAACGCGGAGCTGATCCTGCTTCGCGCGCAGGCGGAGATCGGCCTCGGCCAGCTGGACGCCGCGACGCGTGACCTCAACGTCGTGCGCCGCAAGGAGGGTGGTCTGCCGAACTACGCCACCTTCACGAGCGCCACGGCCGCGATCAACGCGCTGCTCTACGAGAAGCGGTACTCGCTGCTCCTCGAGGGGGGCGCCCATCGCCTCGTCGACCTGCGCTTCTACAACCGCTTCAACGCGACCAACCTGCGGAAGGAGCAGTCGGCCGACGCGTTCAACAGCGTGCTGCCGATCCCGAAGACGGAGATCGACCTGCGCGGGGGCAACGTCACCTGCCAGTGATCTGAGACGGCTCGACGCGGCCCGGGGCTTCGGCTCCGGGCCGCGTCGCGTTTCCGGCCCGCGCGCGCGTTGCGCCCCCCCGTACCGGCGCGCATCCTAGGGTGAGAGCCAGAGGGAACGGAGCCATGCGCACTCGTCTAACGATTCTCGCCGGGACGCTCGCGCCCGCGCTGCTGTCGTCGCAGCCGGCGCCGCGCTACGTCGTGGCCGGCAACGTGCGCGGCGCCGACGACGCCCGCCTCGCCGGCGCGATCGTCGAGATGCGCGCCGCCGGCAGCGCGAGCGCGGCGAGGCAGGCGACCACCGACGCCGACGGCGCGTTCCGCTTCGGCGACGTCGCACCGGGACAGGTGGAGCTGCGCGTGCGGCGCGTCGGCTTCCGTCCCGAGACGCTGCAGGTCGAGGTGCCGCAGGTCGACGGCGGCGCGGTGATCGTGCCGCTCGAGCGCGCCGCACAGGCGATGGCGGGCGTGGTGGTGCGCGCGCAGTCGCGCGCGACCGCGTCCATCACGCCGTTCGCGGCGTTCGAGCGACGGCGGGCGGCGGGGCTCGGCCGCTTCGTCACACGGGCCGACATCGACAAGCGGCGCCCGCAGCGAACGTCCGACCTGTTCCGCTCAGTGCCCGGCGTCGTCCTCGTGCAGGGCGAGGCGGGCACGCTCGTGCCGCAGTTCCGCAACTCGATGTCGGCCGGCACCGCGTCGCGTGGCGCGAGCAGCCAGGGCGCGTGCACGCCGTTCTACTGGATGGACGGCACCCCGTTAGGCGCCCTCGCGCTCGACCTCGACGCCATCCCGCCGGGCGCGATCGAGGGGATCGAGCTGTACAGCGGCATCGCGACCGTGCCGGCGGCGCTGCGCGGCGGCGTGTCGAACGCCGTGTGCGGCGTGATCGCGGTGTGGACGCGCCGCGGCGGCCCGCGCACCGGCCCGGGAAGCGTGTCGTCGCTGCAGCTCGCGAAGCTCGTCGAGTCGGGGGACGTGTTCACCGCCGACCAGGTGGACGACGCGGCGGTGATGCTGCCGGTCGTGCCGTTCACGCCCGAGTACCCGGACGCGCTGCGCAAGACGGCGGGGAAGGTGGTCGCGGAGTTCGTCGTCGACGCGAACGGCGACATCGAGGGGGAGACGATCGGCTTCGTCTCGTCCACCGCGCCGGCGTTCAGCGAGTCGGTGCGCGCCGCGCTGTTCGGCCTCCACTTCACCGCGGCGCAGCGGAAGGGGCACGCCGTGCGGCAGGTGGTGCAGTGGCCGGTCAAGTTCGAGCCGGACGACAAGGGCGCCGCAGTCGTGAAGACGCCCTGACGAGAACGAAACCGCAGAGGACGCAGAGGGCGCAGCGGAGCCGTTAGGCAGTCCTCTGCGCCCTCTGCGTCCTCTGCGGTCCGATCCGTCAGAGCATCGAGAGCGGGCTCTCCACCAGCTTCCGCACCGTCTGCAGGAACTTCGCGCCCAACGCGCCGTCGATCACGCGGTGGTCGCAGCTCATCGTGACGCGCATGCGCTTCGCGACCTTCACCTCGCCGTTCACCGCCACCGGCTTGTCCTCGATCGCGCCGATGGCGAGGATCCCCGCCTCGGGCGGGTTGATGATCGCGGTGAACTGGTCGATGCCGAACATGCCGAGGTTCGAGACGGAGAACGTCGACCCGGTGTACTCCTCCGGCTTCAGCTTCCGCTCGCGCGCGCGGCCTGCGAGCTCCTTCGCCTCGCGCGAGATCTGCCCCATGCGCTTCTTGTCGGCGTCGAAGATGACCGGCGTGATGAGCCCGTCCTCGATCGCGACGGCCATCCCGAGGTGCACGCGCCGGTGCTGCCGGATCTTGTCGCCGAGCCAGTGCGCGTTCACCTCGGGGTGCATCGACAGCGCGACGGCGACCGCCTTCAGCACGATGTCGTTGAACGACACCTTGTACTCGTCGCCCATCGCCGCGAGCTGCGTGCGCAGCTCCGCGGCGCGCGCCATGTCGAACTCCGCGGTGAGGTAGAACGTCGGCACCGGGCCGATCGACTCGCTCAGCCGGCGCGCGATCGTCTTGCGGATCTGGGTGAGCGGAACGTCCTGGAAGTCGCCCGGTGCGGCGGCAGCGGGTGCGGCGGGTGCGGCTGCCGCGGGCTCGGATGCGGCGGCGGGCGCGGCGGACGGTGCGCGGGGCGCGGCGGCCGCGGCCTCCACGTCGCGACGGATGATGCGTCCCCCGGGGCCGGAGCCGCGCACTTGCTCGAGCTCGAGCCCCGCTTCGGCCGCCATGCGGCGGGCGAGCGGCGACGAGAGCACGCGGCCGCCGTTGTCGGCGGCGTGCGGCGCCTGCTCCGACTCGTGACCGCCGGCCTGCGGCATCGGCGTGCGCGGCGCCGCGCCACCCGCCGCACCCGGCGGCGCGGCGGCGACCTTCTCCTGCGGCGGCGTGGACGCCTCGCCCTGCGACTGCGACGGCGCACGCGGCACCGACGACGCGCCGGCCTGCTCGCGCTGCTGCGCCACGACTGCCTCGGGCTGCGCGGCGGCAGGCGCCGCGGCGGGCGCCGGCGCCGCGCCGCCGACGAGCGCGTCGATGTTCTCGTCCGGCGCGGCGATGACGGCGATGAGCTGCCCCACCGGCGTCGACGTGTTCTCGTCGATGAGCCGCTTGCGCAGCACGCCGTCGCCGCGCGCGACGAGCTCCATGATCGCCTTGTCCGTCTCGACCTCAGCGAGCGTGTCGCCCGTCTTCACCGCGTCGCCCTCGTTCTTCAGCCACTTGACGAGACGCCCCTCCTCCATCGTCGGGGAGAGCGCCTCCATCATCACTTTCGTCGCCATGGATATCTCTGGTGTGGGCTGCGTGGCTGCGCGCTGCGTGGCTGCGTGACGGTCACCTCCGCAGCCACCCAGCCACGCAGGTTCACTCCAGGTACAGGACCTTCTTGATCGCGGCGATCGTCTTCGGCGCGTCGGGCTTCGCCGCCTTCTCGAGGTTCTTCGCGTACGGCATCGGCACGTCTTCCTGGTGCACGCGGATCACCGGCGCGTCGAGATGGTCGAAGCACTCGCGCTGCACCGAGTCGGTCACCTGCGCGCCGACGCCGGAGTGCGGCCACCCCTCCTCGAGCACCACGCAGCGGTTCGTCTTGCGCACGCTCTCGTAGATCGCCTCGGTGTCCATCGGCCGCACCGTGCGCAGATCCACGACGTCGACGCGGATGCCTTCCTTCGCGAGCTGGTCGGCCGCGTTCACGGCGACGAGCGCCATCTTCCCCCACGTGACGATCGTGGCGTGGTCGCCCTCCCGCTTCAGCTCCGCCTTGCCGATCGGGATGACGTACTCCTCCTCGGGGACCTCGCCCTTGGTGTTGTACAGCATCTCGCCCTCGAGCATGCACACCGGGTTGTCGTCGCGGATGGCCGACTTGAGCAGCCCCTTCGCGTCGTACGGCGTGCCGGGCGCGACGACCTTGAGCCCCGGGATGTGCGCGAGCCAGCTCTCCCACGCCTGCGAGTGCTGCGCCGAGAGCTGCAGCGCGGCGCCGTTCGGCCCGCGGAACACGATCGGGATGTTGTACTGGCCGCCCGACATGTAGAGCATCTTCGCGGCGGCGTTCACGACCTGGTCGAGCGCGAGCAGCGCGAAGTTCCACGTCATGAACTCGATGACGGGGCGCAGCCCGACCATCGCCGCGCCGACGCCGACGCCGGCGAAGCCGAGCTCCGTGATCGGCGTGTCGACGACGCGCATCTCGCCGAAGTCCTGGAGGAGCCCCTTGGACACCTTGTAGGCGCCCTGGTAGACGCCCACCTCCTCGCCCATGATGAAGACGCGGTCGTCCCGCTGCATCTCTTCGCGCAGCGCCTGATTCAGCGCGTCGCGGTACGTAATGACAGGCATCGGTTAGGCGGGTCAGGAAGTCGTGTCGACGAGCACGTCCTCGTAGAGCGCCTCCAGCGGCGGCTCCGGACTGTTGTCGGCGAAGTCCCAGGCGTCCTGCACGAGGGCCTTGATCTCCTCGTCCATGTGCTGCACGTCCTCGGGGGTGATCTCGCCGTTCTCCTGCATGTGCGCGCGCAGCAGCGCGATGGGGTCGCGCTTCAGGTACTCGTCGAGCTCCGCCTTCGTGCGGTACGTGCCGCTCACGGCGTCCGACATCGAGTGGCCCATGAAGCGGTACGTGCGCACGTCGATGAGCGTGGGCAGCTGCTCCTTGCGCGCCCGCTCGATCGCCTCGCCGACCGTCTGGCGCACGGCGAACACGTCCTGCCCGTCGCAGAACGCGCGCGCCATGTTGTACGCCGCGCCGCGCTCGTGGATGTCGTGGATGGAGCTGGCGCGCTCCAGCGCCGTTCCCATGCCGTAGCGGTTGTTCTCGATCAGGAAGACGCACGGCAGCTTCCACAGCGCGGCCATGTTCAGCGCCTCGTGGAACGCGCCGGTGTTCACCACGGACTCGCCCATGAAGCAGACGATGACCTGATCGCCGCCGCGGTACTTGATCGCGAAGCCGACGCCGGCGGCGAGCGGCACGTGCCCGCCGACGATGCCGTGGCCGCCGAGGAAGTTCGTGTTGCGATCGAAGATGTGCATCGAGCCGCCCTTGCCGCGCACCACGCCGTCGATGCGGCCGAACAGCTCCGCCATGATCGCGCGCGGCGAGATGCCGCGCGCGAGCGCCTGGCCGTGGTCGCGGTACGTCGTGATGACGTAGTCGTCGGCACGCAGCAGCGACTCGACGCCCGTGCTCACCGCCTCCTGGCCGATGTAGAGGTGGCAGAAGCCGCCGATCTTGCCGATGGCGTACGCCTCGGCGCACCGCTCCTCGAAGCGACGCTGCAGCAGCATGGACCGCAGCATCTCCTTGTTCAGCGCGCCGTCCGACGCGCCGTTAGGCCCGCCGTTCGGCGCGGCCTCGTTCTCCGTGGTGGGCGCGTCGGCCACGGCGGCCCCGCCGCGCGCCTCGCCCTTTCTCTTCGCCATGTGTGAGTCTCTCGGACGTTAGGCGGTGGCGGCCTGCGCCGCCTGGACCTGCTCCCAGGCGTGGTAGCTCGAGCGCACCAGCGGCGCGCTCTCGACGTGCTTGAACCCCAGCGCGAGCCCGACCTCGCGGAACCACCGGAAATCCTCCGGCGTCACGTAGCGGTCGAGCGCGATGTGCGAGTCGGACGGCCGGAGGTACTGGCCGAGCGTCAGGATGTCGACGTCCACGGCGCGCAGGTCGCGCATCACGGCGACGACCTCCTCGTTCGTCTCCCCCATCCCGAGGATGATCCCCGTCTTCGTCGGGATGTGCGGGGCGAGTCGCTTGGAGGTGCGGAAGATGTTCATCACGCGCTCGTAGCGGCCGCCGGGGCGGCACTTCTTGTACAGGCGCGGGACGGTCTCGGTGTTGTGGTTGTAGATGTCCGGCTCTGCCTCCAGCACCGTCCGGATCGACTCCTCGTGCCCCTGGAAGTCGGGAACGAGCACCTCGACCGACGTCTCGGGGAGCCGGGCCTTGATCTGCCGGATCGTCTCGGCGAACGCCCAGGCCCCGAAGTCGGGAAGGTCGTCGCGGTCGACGGAGGTGAGCACGACGTGGCGGAGCTGCATCTCGGCGCACGCCTCGGCCACGCGCTCCGGCTCCGCCGGGTCGAACCGCGGCGGGCGCCCGTGCGCGACCGCGCAGTACGCGCAGTTGCGGGTGCAGACGTCGCCGAGGATCATGAACGTCGCGGTGCCGTGCTCCCAGCACTCGCCGACGTTCGGGCAGTGCGCCTCCTCACAGACCGTGTGCAGGTCGAGGGAGCGCATCAGCTGCTTGAGCCGGAGGTAGTTCGGGCCGCCCGGCGCCTTCACCTTCAGCCACGACGGCTTCCGCTCGGGGAGCGGTT
This DNA window, taken from Gemmatirosa kalamazoonensis, encodes the following:
- a CDS encoding SusC/RagA family TonB-linked outer membrane protein is translated as MSRIRFLLVTLACLALSATSASAQVRRVTGVITATGSGEPLSAASVQVVGTTTGTYTNEQGRFSISVPAGSQQLRVRRIGYLAKVVPVTANQTDVTVTLDKDVLQLETQVVTGTATSVARANAANAVSQVTAEQLTRAPAQTLDNALQGKIAGATITVNSGAPGGGSQVQLRGVTSINATSSPLYVVDGVIVSNQSFGIGLNSITNAGGGISTSQDQQVNRTADLNPEDIESIEVLKGPAAGAIYGSKASNGVIVIRTKRGANGRTQFSATQRLGTYQLQGNRKLGIRCFSSQQEAEDWYGGALPAPYDPTCHDFESEFYKPDGPSYQTALSLRGGTNTGTNYYVSGFAQRDNAIQRGSYYNKQSLQGNLGQTIGSKLTLQANNNFIHTLTDRGVSGNDNSPIISPGDIFSTTPSFFDLKSGARNPYIGEGTNPFQTATVTKEPEDVYRYIGNVSATWTAYTSQRQTFDITALGGIDAFTDHGKVNSPSIAYYESADGQPGTLVNSDVTSQYANLNLSGVHRLTMSPFTATTSFGLRREFRNSDQLWNQARTVPAGAQNIRLGLNQSNTETRFQVKDLAYFAQEELLMFNERLLLTGAVNAERSSVNGDDKKFYAYPKFAASYRVPFLPPHTDEVKLRFAFGRAGNQPGFGAKYTTLPVSPYSGQLGGLISSIAGNPDIKPETSNETEGGIDVQLFSGRMSVSATLFRDRITDLILNAAVAPSTGFSSKTINGGAMFKTGTELELQATPIQTKALTWTSHTTFSNYNSRVTRLDVPCSNGGSFFSVRYGASWICQGNSITSVQVNHAGFDTTFSSTGAFVSRVRKTQLFESAPDFQMGFQNDFTVGRFRLGGLLDWRKGGYTVNLTNNYWDGTNLLADTATSQARLAAFSTGAGVYLEKATFLKLREINLSYGIPTSVARRVFGSSAQDVRLEFAGRNLYTWAPYTGYDPEVSNFGNQNIGRFQDVTPYPPSRSFFFAISANF
- a CDS encoding RagB/SusD family nutrient uptake outer membrane protein; protein product: MRYLFKRSAVVAAVGSAALFAACKDSTSVPDLNNVSSATIAGGLNAATAQLLLSGLLNNNRTNNGFRYLVFAETMARDVYNLDPAESRFITELLGVPIDPSAFTGGGSWLGYFQSIRTGKALLEGIGSAQGLSAQEQAGVRGITHTIMALELLRAWEMRGNNGIPVTVPNTINDPVSPILCTPNALAAISAILDSGATDLAAAGSSFGQIQLPAGFSTNGSFDNPAGFLKFNRAIKGQVEVYRGLAGNAASFTAAVTALNASFLDTTATTLTGGVYYTYSTAPGETQRPIAASTIYLNPSVGDSIQAGDLRAAKIKTIARVTRNNVQTTYTTTLSDPANLTGPIPIIRNAELILLRAQAEIGLGQLDAATRDLNVVRRKEGGLPNYATFTSATAAINALLYEKRYSLLLEGGAHRLVDLRFYNRFNATNLRKEQSADAFNSVLPIPKTEIDLRGGNVTCQ
- a CDS encoding TonB family protein; the protein is MRTRLTILAGTLAPALLSSQPAPRYVVAGNVRGADDARLAGAIVEMRAAGSASAARQATTDADGAFRFGDVAPGQVELRVRRVGFRPETLQVEVPQVDGGAVIVPLERAAQAMAGVVVRAQSRATASITPFAAFERRRAAGLGRFVTRADIDKRRPQRTSDLFRSVPGVVLVQGEAGTLVPQFRNSMSAGTASRGASSQGACTPFYWMDGTPLGALALDLDAIPPGAIEGIELYSGIATVPAALRGGVSNAVCGVIAVWTRRGGPRTGPGSVSSLQLAKLVESGDVFTADQVDDAAVMLPVVPFTPEYPDALRKTAGKVVAEFVVDANGDIEGETIGFVSSTAPAFSESVRAALFGLHFTAAQRKGHAVRQVVQWPVKFEPDDKGAAVVKTP
- a CDS encoding pyruvate dehydrogenase complex dihydrolipoamide acetyltransferase, translated to MATKVMMEALSPTMEEGRLVKWLKNEGDAVKTGDTLAEVETDKAIMELVARGDGVLRKRLIDENTSTPVGQLIAVIAAPDENIDALVGGAAPAPAAAPAAAQPEAVVAQQREQAGASSVPRAPSQSQGEASTPPQEKVAAAPPGAAGGAAPRTPMPQAGGHESEQAPHAADNGGRVLSSPLARRMAAEAGLELEQVRGSGPGGRIIRRDVEAAAAAPRAPSAAPAAASEPAAAAPAAPAAAAPGDFQDVPLTQIRKTIARRLSESIGPVPTFYLTAEFDMARAAELRTQLAAMGDEYKVSFNDIVLKAVAVALSMHPEVNAHWLGDKIRQHRRVHLGMAVAIEDGLITPVIFDADKKRMGQISREAKELAGRARERKLKPEEYTGSTFSVSNLGMFGIDQFTAIINPPEAGILAIGAIEDKPVAVNGEVKVAKRMRVTMSCDHRVIDGALGAKFLQTVRKLVESPLSML
- a CDS encoding pyruvate dehydrogenase complex E1 component subunit beta, which translates into the protein MPVITYRDALNQALREEMQRDDRVFIMGEEVGVYQGAYKVSKGLLQDFGEMRVVDTPITELGFAGVGVGAAMVGLRPVIEFMTWNFALLALDQVVNAAAKMLYMSGGQYNIPIVFRGPNGAALQLSAQHSQAWESWLAHIPGLKVVAPGTPYDAKGLLKSAIRDDNPVCMLEGEMLYNTKGEVPEEEYVIPIGKAELKREGDHATIVTWGKMALVAVNAADQLAKEGIRVDVVDLRTVRPMDTEAIYESVRKTNRCVVLEEGWPHSGVGAQVTDSVQRECFDHLDAPVIRVHQEDVPMPYAKNLEKAAKPDAPKTIAAIKKVLYLE
- the pdhA gene encoding pyruvate dehydrogenase (acetyl-transferring) E1 component subunit alpha, which encodes MLRSMLLQRRFEERCAEAYAIGKIGGFCHLYIGQEAVSTGVESLLRADDYVITTYRDHGQALARGISPRAIMAELFGRIDGVVRGKGGSMHIFDRNTNFLGGHGIVGGHVPLAAGVGFAIKYRGGDQVIVCFMGESVVNTGAFHEALNMAALWKLPCVFLIENNRYGMGTALERASSIHDIHERGAAYNMARAFCDGQDVFAVRQTVGEAIERARKEQLPTLIDVRTYRFMGHSMSDAVSGTYRTKAELDEYLKRDPIALLRAHMQENGEITPEDVQHMDEEIKALVQDAWDFADNSPEPPLEALYEDVLVDTTS
- the lipA gene encoding lipoyl synthase → MAETLYQILGRHRTEPLPERKPSWLKVKAPGGPNYLRLKQLMRSLDLHTVCEEAHCPNVGECWEHGTATFMILGDVCTRNCAYCAVAHGRPPRFDPAEPERVAEACAEMQLRHVVLTSVDRDDLPDFGAWAFAETIRQIKARLPETSVEVLVPDFQGHEESIRTVLEAEPDIYNHNTETVPRLYKKCRPGGRYERVMNIFRTSKRLAPHIPTKTGIILGMGETNEEVVAVMRDLRAVDVDILTLGQYLRPSDSHIALDRYVTPEDFRWFREVGLALGFKHVESAPLVRSSYHAWEQVQAAQAATA